From a region of the Betta splendens chromosome 5, fBetSpl5.4, whole genome shotgun sequence genome:
- the nisch gene encoding nischarin isoform X3, with translation MDSYRSNHPAKYYHYVYIIDVTDGEHKWTVKHRYSDFHELHEKLTAEKKVDRLLLPPKKILGKNSKSLVERRQKELELYLQTLLLQFPQATPTALACFLHFHLYEINGITAALAEELFHKGEQLLQAGEVFSLSPLQLYAISQQLRLAKPTCCNGDAKTDLGHILDFTCRLRYLKISGSRGSVGTSNIQECSLPFDLSVFKSLLQIEISECSSQQIQGLSTLRSSLATMSIHRTTETMTSILVPEASEFSQWEPEGVESGCPVTAVIPVWRNLTTLDMSHNCIKVIDSSVKLIRKVEFLDLSYNQLSSVENLQHLYNLVHVDLSYNSLRVLEAAHTRLGNIKTLSLAGNQFDRLTGLSKLYSLVNLDLSHNQLAQLEEIRNIGSLPCLEKLNLSSNPICIIPDYRTKVLAQFGDRAAEVCLDSTVTTEKELDTVEVLKAIQKAKEAKDRMSSGDKKISEETRLCAAAPPHLSSSPPPSSSSPSCCSSAVAPPAVSSSSFSSSSFCPVQQAACSSQELTGKEEAPVPPSVLPPVASAPPPAFTTHILPAEPPQIQQPTVSLAEQTDCGAPTCATTTSTTTASCSVCSVESSCSSCSAAWCHLLPSCLLSLSSSNKAFITQLSQHLRSIIEEQRRTNEEEDEEEDNESEEEKRSETRAVQSNMEATAVGSPSPGSRDGYFEMSLDDSVEESVCSSSTLLTAAPAEEPCSHPGELCEEELKVNRVLWCYCLQVEEEVEQKRACLVLTDQRLGLLSLPDGFTWTSQDLDQEQCLPVEKMLSNLQTDILLPYSQLLLSSLPELPGSLFSFELRSGQTRWYIFSEAEELGQIRAELTVLIRTAESQLDPETLNTPQLLPSSLINSWELEESQGAHGGYPAYLLLPSSSSSTLDNHILLSDILSEKEEHRLPSLFFLTHRHLWVLKIDFRELTMKARIDPKPHHSSWCKLVRVPLGSVVLHPRESSSQVRDRTNDPSCSNPQHCHRRSHTVELLLGVQRLRLLFPLAKNKSSFLGKLRWQRASLEGLKMVALPRPCSQGHHGKGPCRPSDQYCFTCTRKSGSSSSRGSSHLQLVENQPSPHLVPSLSPGLQLLAGLEGEQLLAYFQRFIALSEEEEVRQVLWLSVVLYKSPDTELACCLLLSTDTIYFLLEDSATTLGHHSVLDVTESGDPHTCLCCCLSIRLSELLSINVGLFDQYFRVVGHTADHIVCCLSRDSYGTGVFLQELMSALSLQQQLPPPEPSDQDFYSQFTNTNTGKMQNYELVHSSRVKFIYPSEEEMGDLTFIVAERKTPAITASPRSFNILLYLLVFQVQSSSSVLSPGSVLSGSSTSTSSPVLEPRTLILTSTDVFLLDEDYVSYPLPDFAKEPPSRERYQLREARRIRDLDRVLLGYQTYPQALTLVFDDLPGPDLLCHLTMDHFAAGGEEAQPRMGASNGGAEGEVQWCVFVPGADSRERLISLLARQWEALCSRELPVELTG, from the exons ATGGACAGCTATAGATCCAACCACCCTGCCAAATATTATCATTAT GTCTACATCATAGATGTGACAGATGGGGAGCACAAATGGACAGTGAAGCACAGATACAGCGATTTCCATGAACTCCACGAAAAA CTGACAGCAGAGAAAAAGGTGGACAGACTGCTGCTTCCTCCAAAAAAGATTTTGGGGAAGAACTCAAAGAGTCTTGTGGAGCGGCggcagaaggagctggagctctATCTGCAAACGCTGCTTCTGCAGTTCCCACAGGCCACACCGACTGCACTGGCCTGCTTTCTGCATTTTCACCTCTAT GAGATCAATGGCATAACAGCTGCACTGGCTGAGGAGTTGTTTCATAAAG GCGAGCAGTTGCTGCAGGCTGGTGAGGTGTTTTCTCTAAGTCCCCTGCAGCTTTACGCCATCTCCCAGCAGCTCCGACTGGCCAAGCCAACCTGCTGTAATGGAGATGCCAAAACAGACCTGGGACATATCCTGGACTTCACTTGCCGGCTGAGATACCTCAAG ATCTCTGGTTCCAGAGGCTCAGTAGGAACCAGTAACATCCAGGAGTGTAGTCTTCCCTTTGACCTGTCTGTTTTCAAATCCCTCCTGCAAATAGAG ATCAGCGAGTGCAGCTCTCAGCAGATTCAAGGTTTGTCCACCCTGAGGTCGAGCCTGGCTACTATGAGTATCCACCGCACCACAGAAACGATGACG TCAATCCTGGTCCCGGAGGCAAGCGAGTTCTCGCAGTGGGAACCTGAGGGTGTAGAGTCTGGCTGTCCTGTCACTGCTGTCATTCCTGTGTGGAGAAATCTGACCACGCTGGACATGAGCCACAACTGCATCAAAGTCATTGACAGCTCAGTG AAACTGATTCGGAAAGTGGAGTTTCTTGATCTGAGCTACAACCAGCTGTCTTCAGTGGAAAACCTCCAG CACCTGTACAACTTGGTCCACGTGGACCTGTCCTATAACAGTCTGCGGGTCTTGGAAGCTGCTCACACCCGTCTGGGAAACATCAAAACCCTGAGCTTGGCTGGCAACCAATTCGATCGATTGACGGGCCTCAGTAAGCTGTACTCTCTGGTCAACCTTGACCTCAGCCATAACCAGCTGGCTCAG TTAGAGGAAATCAGAAACATCGGCTCCCTGCCCTGTTTGGAGAAACTGAACCTGTCAAGTAACCCCATATGCATCATCCCAGACTACAGAACCAAAGTCCTGGCCCAGTTTGGAGACCGTGCAGCAGAG GTTTGCCTCGACTCCACGGTGACGACAGAGAAGGAGCTGGACACCGTGGAAGTTTTAAAAGCCATTCAAAAAGCCAAAGAAGCCAAAGACAGGATGAGCAGCGGCGACAAGAAG ATCAGTGAGGAGACCAGGCTGtgtgctgctgcacctcctcacctctcctcctcacctcccccctcctcctcctccccttcctgctgctcatctgctgttgctcctcctgctgtcagctcctcttctttctcctcctcctctttctgtccagtcCAGCaggctgcctgctccagccaaG AATTaacaggaaaagaagaagccCCAGTTCCTCCCAGCGTTCTCCCTCCTGTGGCCTCTGCGCCTCCCCCTGCATTCACCACACACATCCTGCCAGCTGAGCCACCTCAG ATACAACAACCAACTGTTAGTTTGGCTGAACAAACAGACTGTGGAGCTCCCACATGTGCCACCACGACTTCTACTACAACTGCAAGCTG CAGCGTCTGCTCAGTGGAGTCCAGTTGCTCTTCCTGCAGCGCCGCCTGGTGTCACCTGCTCCCTTCCTGCCTGCTCTCCCTTTCTTCCTCAAACAAAGCATTCATTACCCAGCTCTCCCAGCATCTCAGGTCCATCatagaggagcagaggaggacaaatgaggaggaggacgaggaggaggataatgagagcgaggaggaaaaaaggtCTGAAACCAGAGCGGTCCAGTCCAACATGGAGGCTACCGCGGTGGGAAGTCCCAG TCCAGGCTCGAGGGATGGATACTTTGAGATGAGTCTGGACGACTCTGTGGAGGAGTCGGtttgctcctcctccacgttgCTTACTGCTGCGCCTGCAGAGGAGCCTTGCAGCCACCCAGGGgagctgtgtgaggaggagctgaaggtcaACAGGGTTCTGTGGTGCTACTGTcttcaggtggaggaggaggtggagcagaagcGGGCCTGTCTAGTGCTGACGGATCAGCGGCTGGGCCTGCTGTCTCTGCCAGATGGCTTCACATGGACCAGTCAAGATCTAG ATCAGGAGCAGTGTCTGCCTGTGGAGAAGATGCTGTCAAACCTCCAGACAGACATCCTCCTGCCTTACTCCCAGCTCCTGCTCTCTTCTCTTCCTGAGCTCCCTggctctctcttttcctttgaGCTTCGCTCTGGACAAACCCGCTGGTACATCTTCTCCGAGGCCGAGGAGCTCGGCCAGATCAGAGCTGAGCTGACAGTTCTGATCCGG ACAGCGGAGTCTCAGCTTGACCCAGAGACACTCAAcactcctcagctcctcccgagcTCACTCATTAACTcctgggagctggaggagagtcAGGGAGCCCACGGGGGGTACCCAGCTTaccttctcctcccctcctcttcctcatccaccCTGGACAACCACATTCTCTTGTCAGACATCTTATCTGAGAAAGAAGAACACCGACTTCCGTCCCTGTTCTTCCTCACCCATCGACACCTCTGGGTGCTAAAAATTGATTTCAGAGAACTCACAATGAAAGCGAGAATCGATCCTAAACCTCATCACTCCTCCTGGTGCAAGTTAGTGCGTGTGCCTCTCGGCTCCGTGGTGCTTCACCCCAGAGAGAGCTCTTCTCAGGTCAGGGACAGAACTAATGACCCCTCCTGCTCCAATCCACAACACTGCCACAG GAGGAGTCatacagtggagctgctgctgggggttcagaggctgcggctgctgtttcCCCTGGCTAAGAACAAGAGCTCCTTCCTGGGGAAGCTGAGATGGCAGAGAGCGTCTCTGGAGGGGCTGAAGATGGTGGCCCTGCCCCGGCCCTGCTCACAAGGGCACCATGGAAAAG GTCCGTGTAGACCCAGTGACCAGTACTGTTTTACCTGTACTAGGAAATCGGGGAGCTCCAGCAG ccGAGGCTCTTCTCATCTCCAGCTGGTAGAGAACCAGCCATCCCCTCATCTCGTCCCAAGTCTCTCGCCAGGACTGCAGCTTCTTGCTGGGCTTGAaggagagcagctgctggcataTTTCCAGAGATTCATAGCACTG tctgaggaagaggaggtgaggcAGGTTCTGTGGTTGTCCGTGGTTCTCTACAAGTCTCCAGACACTGAACTtgcctgctgtttgctgttgtcCACGGATACAATCTACTTCCTGCTGGAAGACTCGGCCACTACCCTCGGACACCATTCTG TGTTGGACGTTACAGAGTCTGGAGATCCACAcacctgcctgtgctgctgtctgtctatcaggctgtctgagctgctgtctATCAACGTGGGGCTGTTCGACCAGTATTTCAGAGTTGTAG GTCACACAGCCGATCACATAGTGTGTTGTCTCAGCAGAGACAGCTATGGGACAGGCGTCTTTCTTCAAGAACTGATGTCAGCTCTaagtttgcagcagcagcttcctcctcctgaaccTTCAGATCAAGACTTCTATTCTCAgttcaccaacacaaacactg gtaaaATGCAGAACTACGAGCTGGTGCACAGCAGCAGGGTGAAGTTTATTTACCCaagtgaggaggagatgggagaCTTGACCTTCATCGTTGCCGAGAGGAAGACTCCAGCCATCACAGCGTCCCCGCGCTCCTTTAACATCCTGCTGtacttgctggttttccag GTCCAGAGCTCTAGCAGTGTTCTGAGCCCAGGCTCTGTcctctcaggctcctccacctccacttcatCTCCTGTGCTCGAACCAAGGACTCTGATTCTGACCAGCACTGACGTGTTCCTCCTGGATGAGGACTACGTCAGCTATCCTCTGCCTGACTTTGCCAAAGAACCTCCCTCCAG GGAGCGGTACCAGCTGCGTGAGGCTCGAAGAATCAGAGACCTGGACCGGGTCCTGCTGGGCTACCAGACGTACCCTCAGGCTCTGACCCTAGTGTTCGATGACCTGCCGGGCCCAGATTTGCTCTGTCACCTCACCATGGACCACTTTGCTGCAGGAGGGGAAGAAGCCCAGCCCAGAATGGGGGCATCAAACGGGGGCGCGGAGGGCGAGGTCCAGTGGTGCGTCTTTGTACCGGGCGCCGACAGCAGAGAGAGGCTAATTTCACTGCTAGCTCGCCAGTGGGAGGCGCTCTGCAGCCGCGAGCTTCCCGTGGAGCTCACAGGCTGA